GTAGCAGACCTGAAAGCAGCCGGCACTTACGAGAACTGCACTTTCAAAGCTTGCTTATGGCCTAAGGCTTACCTTAACGGTTTCATTTTCATCGACTGTGTATTTGAAGAGTGCGACCTGACACAAGCCGATATTGGGAATTCAGGTCTGCAGAACGCTGTGTTCAAGAACTGCCGGTTAAATGAGGTAAACTTTAGTAAAGGTCTCGATTTCCTGTTTGCTGTTAATTTTGAAGGATGCGTGCTGGATCATGCTGTTTTTCACCGAAAGAAGAATAAAAAAGCCAACTTTACGGACTGCTCTCTGCGCGAAGCCGACTTTTCGGATACTGACCTTACAGACGCCAAGTTTGTCAACTGCGACCTTCATCGTGCGGCGTTTAGCCAAACCATCCTCAGGAACGCCGACCTGCGTACGTCCTACAACTTCACTATCGACCCGGATGATAATGTAGTTAAAAACGCGCGCTTTTCTGTCCACGGGCTGCCCGGGCTGTTGGAAAAATATAGCTTGCGGATAACCGGCTGATGTTTTAATTGCCTATCGGCAACCGTCTGCTTCATTAATGCGTAATTACGGCATTGTAGCTGTGTAAATTATTGGTGACCAACACCTGGCAATCACAAACAATTTCAGCTGTTACCGTATTATAGTTTCTAACGCAGGTTACACTGCCATTAATCCAGTTTATGCCATCTATTGCATCCGTATCGGGTATTGCCCTCCCTTATAAAGTACCACAGGCTGAAGTTAAAGCGCAGGCACGGGCTTTATTTGCGCCAAACTTTCCGCAGGTAGACAGGCTGATGCCGGCCTTCGACAATACGGAGATTGTCACCCGTAACTTCTGCAAGCCCATCAGCTACTACGCAGAACCCAACACCTTTGAGCAGCGTAATGACGACTACATCAGCAATGCTTTGGAGTACAGTATTCAGGCAATTGAGGAATGCGTTGCAAAAGCGGGCATCAACAACGAGGAAATTACCGACCTGGTTTTTGTTTCGACCACCGGCTTGGCAACACCAAGTATAGATGCGCTCATTATCAATAAAATGCGGCTCGATCCGCACATCAACCGTATACCGGTTTGGGGCCTGGGCTGCGGCGGTGGCGTGAGCGGCATGGCCAAAGCCAATACACTGGCCAAAGCCAATCCGGATGCGATAGTGCTGCTGGTAGCGGTGGAGCTGTGTTCGCTCACGCTGATCAACAACGACTACAGCAAGAGCAACTTTATCGGCAGCAGCTTATTTAGCGATGGGGTTGCAGCTGTTATTCTTAAAGGCGACAACCACACCAACAATACAGGCGTAAAGCCCGTAGCGTCCAGCAGTAAGTTGTACTATGACTCACTTGAAGTAATGGGCTGGGACTTTAAAGACACCGGCTTTAAGGTACTTTTCAGTAAAGATATTCCTACATTTATTCACCAAAACATTCGGGGAGATATCGACGCGTTTTTGGCCAAACAAAACCTGGAGCTGAAGGATATTAAGAACTTTATTTTTCACCCTGGCGGCAAAAAAGTACTTGACGCTTATGAGGACACTTTGCAGGCAGAAGGCGACTTTTTGAAGAACACCCGCCAGGTGATGAACGAAAACGGTAATATGAGCAGCGTTACTGTTTTGTACGTGCTGGATAAATTTATAACCGATGGTTTTGAGGATGGTTATGGCCTGATGCTGGCTATGGGGCCTGGCTTTAGCAGCGAAATGGTATTACTGGAAATGAAGAACAATTAAATATGGCTTTTATCATCTTTATTGTTTTCGTAATCGCCCAACGCCTGCTGGAGTTGGTTGTTGCGAAACGCAATGAAGCCTGGGCACGCAGCCAGGGGGCTGTCGAATACGGGCAAGGCCATTACCCGTTTATTGTTGCGCTGCATACGTGCTTCATTATCTCCATGATTGTGGAGTACTTTAGTTGGGGCGGCAGCTTCAGCCTTGTTTTCCTGATCTTATTCCTGTTGCTTATTTCACTTAAAATATGGGCGCTTTCCTCCCTGGGCAAATACTGGAACACCAAAATCCTGCGCATACCTAATTCTATATTCATAAAAAAAGGCCCATATAAATACTTTAAGCACCCCAATTACTTTATTGTGATCTGCGAGATCATCGTCATTCCTATGGTTTTCGGCCTATACCTCACCGCTATAATATTTACCCTTCTGAATGCTGTTATGCTTACAGTACGTATAAGGGAAGAAGAGCGGGTTTGGGCGGAATGATATTATTATAATTCCAAAGATCCTGAATGCATCTTATCCCCTCTTGAGAGGGGCAGGGGTGTGTTTCGACTACTACAAGCACGAGACGTAATACGTGCTTGGTCTTGCTTTAAGGCGTATATATTCTGCTTTTTACCTACCTTACATCATCTGTTTATGAAAAAGCTTTTAGCCTTTATTGTCTTTTTGTTTATTGCTGACGCTGCACTTGCGCAAGCCGACAGTACTGTTTATGATAAATTCAACACATTTAACAACCAGGTATTAAAGGGTAAGGTTACCAAAGCAGATGCACAAAAGAAATTTAAGGAGTTTAAAGCTTTTCTTTTAAAACAATCGGCATCCACCGGCAGCGGCAATGGCGCCAACTGGGCATTTCCTCTTGAAGGCTACAGCTACAAGGCAGTAGGCGGCACCAACGGCAACGGCTACTCCGACAAAGGCTTCCGTTATCTTGATGGCAACAAACATGGTGCACACCCCGCACATGACATTTTCATCAGCGACAAAAACCAGGACTGTATGGATGACCACATGCTCAAGCCTGTAAACGTATTAGCAGTTAAAGCGGGGATTGTTGTTGCATGTACCAACCAGTGGGATGCACAGGGC
The genomic region above belongs to Mucilaginibacter terrenus and contains:
- a CDS encoding pentapeptide repeat-containing protein, whose amino-acid sequence is MANTIEDKTFTSLAVADLKAAGTYENCTFKACLWPKAYLNGFIFIDCVFEECDLTQADIGNSGLQNAVFKNCRLNEVNFSKGLDFLFAVNFEGCVLDHAVFHRKKNKKANFTDCSLREADFSDTDLTDAKFVNCDLHRAAFSQTILRNADLRTSYNFTIDPDDNVVKNARFSVHGLPGLLEKYSLRITG
- a CDS encoding type III polyketide synthase; protein product: MPSIASVSGIALPYKVPQAEVKAQARALFAPNFPQVDRLMPAFDNTEIVTRNFCKPISYYAEPNTFEQRNDDYISNALEYSIQAIEECVAKAGINNEEITDLVFVSTTGLATPSIDALIINKMRLDPHINRIPVWGLGCGGGVSGMAKANTLAKANPDAIVLLVAVELCSLTLINNDYSKSNFIGSSLFSDGVAAVILKGDNHTNNTGVKPVASSSKLYYDSLEVMGWDFKDTGFKVLFSKDIPTFIHQNIRGDIDAFLAKQNLELKDIKNFIFHPGGKKVLDAYEDTLQAEGDFLKNTRQVMNENGNMSSVTVLYVLDKFITDGFEDGYGLMLAMGPGFSSEMVLLEMKNN
- a CDS encoding isoprenylcysteine carboxyl methyltransferase family protein, with product MAFIIFIVFVIAQRLLELVVAKRNEAWARSQGAVEYGQGHYPFIVALHTCFIISMIVEYFSWGGSFSLVFLILFLLLISLKIWALSSLGKYWNTKILRIPNSIFIKKGPYKYFKHPNYFIVICEIIVIPMVFGLYLTAIIFTLLNAVMLTVRIREEERVWAE
- a CDS encoding M23 family metallopeptidase; its protein translation is MKKLLAFIVFLFIADAALAQADSTVYDKFNTFNNQVLKGKVTKADAQKKFKEFKAFLLKQSASTGSGNGANWAFPLEGYSYKAVGGTNGNGYSDKGFRYLDGNKHGAHPAHDIFISDKNQDCMDDHMLKPVNVLAVKAGIVVACTNQWDAQGNMRGGRYIWIYHPEGFFTYYAHNRQIFVKPGDNVQEGQKIAEVGRTGFNAYQKRSPTHLHFSAFKLADDIPAPFNPYTQLKSAITK